The following proteins come from a genomic window of Terribacillus aidingensis:
- the ispE gene encoding 4-(cytidine 5'-diphospho)-2-C-methyl-D-erythritol kinase, producing the protein MYLLEKAPAKINLSLDVLYKRPDGYHEVEMVMTTIDLADRIELIVLQENKIEIESDNRFVPNDERNLAYRAAQLIKDTYNINKGVKIYIDKQIPVAAGLAGGSSDAAAVLRGLNTLWNLQLSLDTLAELGAKIGSDVSFCVYGSTALSTGRGEKIKELPAPPACWVVLANPGIGVSTQTIYQQLKIDDIQNPDTAGMVEAIEQGDFQSICDKVGNVLEPVTLKLCPEVKQIKQQMIEAGADAVLMSGSGPTVFSLVSQESRAYRIYNSLRGFCEQVYVVRMLGGRTELD; encoded by the coding sequence GTACTGTATAAACGCCCGGATGGCTATCATGAGGTAGAGATGGTTATGACAACGATCGACCTGGCAGACCGGATAGAGTTAATCGTGTTACAGGAGAACAAGATCGAAATCGAATCGGACAATCGCTTTGTACCGAACGATGAGCGTAATCTTGCCTACCGTGCGGCGCAATTGATCAAAGATACATATAATATCAATAAAGGTGTCAAGATATACATAGACAAGCAGATACCGGTAGCAGCTGGCCTTGCTGGAGGAAGCAGTGATGCAGCGGCAGTATTGCGCGGTCTGAATACACTATGGAATCTGCAGCTATCGTTGGATACGCTGGCTGAGCTCGGTGCGAAAATTGGTTCGGATGTATCCTTCTGTGTATACGGTTCAACAGCATTATCAACTGGACGTGGAGAAAAGATCAAGGAACTTCCGGCTCCTCCAGCATGCTGGGTCGTACTTGCCAACCCTGGAATCGGTGTATCCACCCAGACGATCTATCAGCAGTTAAAAATCGATGATATTCAGAATCCTGATACGGCTGGAATGGTCGAAGCTATTGAGCAAGGCGATTTTCAATCCATCTGTGACAAAGTTGGTAATGTACTTGAACCTGTTACGCTTAAGCTTTGTCCGGAAGTGAAACAAATCAAGCAGCAAATGATTGAAGCAGGTGCTGATGCAGTACTCATGAGCGGAAGCGGACCGACTGTCTTCTCTCTCGTTTCCCAGGAGAGCCGTGCTTATCGGATCTACAACAGTTTAAGGGGATTCTGTGAACAAGTGTATGTGGTACGGATGCTCGGAGGGCGAACGGAGCTTGATTAA
- the purR gene encoding pur operon repressor yields the protein MKRSERLVAMTNYLMDHPQQLVSLPYFSTTYAAAKSSVSEDLSIINDMFQHEGIGYLQSVSGAAGGVRYVPVYSKENSAAFIEELCSKLADSDRLLPGGYLFMSDILGEPATVNKIGRLFATAFHDREIDVVVTVATKGIPIAYATAAYLNVPVVIVRRDPKVTEGSTVSVNYVSGSSRKIQTMVLSKRSIPDQANVCIVDDFMKAGGTINGMKSLLQEFNANVTAIGVLAEAEDEEEERVVEDYTSLIKIQNVDVRNQRVEVQKGNYFN from the coding sequence ATGAAAAGAAGTGAACGTTTGGTTGCGATGACCAATTATTTAATGGATCATCCGCAGCAATTGGTATCCTTGCCATATTTCTCGACGACGTACGCTGCTGCCAAATCCTCCGTCAGTGAGGATTTGTCGATTATAAATGATATGTTCCAGCATGAAGGCATTGGATACTTACAATCCGTATCCGGTGCTGCTGGTGGTGTTCGCTATGTCCCGGTATACTCCAAGGAGAACAGTGCTGCTTTCATTGAAGAGCTATGCAGTAAGCTTGCAGATTCAGACAGGCTTCTTCCTGGGGGATATCTATTCATGAGCGATATACTCGGGGAACCAGCAACAGTGAATAAGATCGGTCGTCTTTTTGCAACAGCATTCCATGACCGTGAAATCGATGTAGTGGTTACGGTCGCTACAAAAGGAATTCCGATTGCTTATGCAACTGCTGCTTATCTGAATGTCCCGGTTGTCATTGTAAGACGAGATCCGAAGGTGACCGAGGGTTCGACGGTCAGCGTGAATTATGTTTCTGGTTCATCCAGAAAGATACAGACGATGGTATTGTCCAAACGCAGTATACCCGATCAAGCCAATGTCTGTATTGTGGATGATTTCATGAAAGCAGGCGGAACCATTAATGGAATGAAGAGTCTTTTGCAGGAATTCAATGCAAATGTGACTGCTATAGGCGTATTGGCTGAAGCAGAGGATGAAGAAGAAGAACGTGTAGTGGAAGATTACACGTCATTGATCAAGATTCAGAACGTTGATGTACGCAATCAGCGAGTCGAAGTACAAAAAGGTAATTACTTTAACTGA
- the spoVG gene encoding septation regulator SpoVG: MEVTDVRLRRVNTEGRMRAIASITMDQEFVVHDIRVIEGNNGLFVAMPSKRTPDGEFRDVAHPINSGTRSKIQDAVLQEYHRAGEEIEVEYEEAAGAS; this comes from the coding sequence ATGGAAGTAACTGACGTAAGATTACGCCGCGTTAATACCGAGGGAAGAATGCGTGCTATCGCTTCTATTACAATGGATCAGGAGTTTGTTGTACACGATATTCGTGTCATCGAAGGAAATAACGGCTTGTTTGTCGCTATGCCTTCCAAACGCACACCAGACGGTGAATTCCGCGATGTAGCACATCCAATCAACTCTGGTACACGGAGCAAGATTCAGGATGCTGTGCTGCAGGAATATCATCGTGCAGGAGAAGAAATAGAAGTGGAGTATGAGGAAGCCGCTGGCGCTTCTTGA
- the glmU gene encoding bifunctional UDP-N-acetylglucosamine diphosphorylase/glucosamine-1-phosphate N-acetyltransferase GlmU: MSNRYAVILAAGKGTRMKSKLYKVLHPVMGKPMVQHVTDQLNSLQLDKLITIVGHGAEDVKAQLGDVSEYALQEEQLGTGHAVLQAEEFLKDKEGVTVVLSGDTPLITGQTIQALLDHHEQQGASATVLTAKAPDPAGYGRVIRSDAGEVLRIVEHKDANAEELLVDEINTGTYCFDNKLLFQALHNVSNDNAQGEYYLPDVLELLKKDNKLVTAYQTTDFDETMGVNDRVALSQAERIMKRRVNEQHMRNGVTIIDPDSTYISTDAVIEQDVTILPNTMILGKTVIKEDAVIGPNSEVKDVTIGSRTVVKQSVAHDSEIGNDVNIGPFAHIRPQAQLGDNVKIGNFVEVKKASIGEGSKVSHLSYIGDAEVGKDVNVGCGTITVNYDGKNKHLTKIEDNAFIGCNANLIAPVTVGKGALVAAGSTITKDVPADALSIARARQENKNSYLKNK; this comes from the coding sequence ATGTCAAACCGATATGCAGTCATCCTTGCTGCTGGCAAAGGCACCAGGATGAAATCGAAGCTGTACAAAGTGCTGCATCCTGTCATGGGAAAACCAATGGTACAGCATGTTACTGACCAGTTAAATTCTTTACAATTAGATAAATTGATAACCATTGTAGGGCATGGAGCAGAAGACGTGAAAGCCCAGCTTGGAGATGTAAGTGAATATGCCTTGCAGGAGGAACAGCTTGGTACAGGACACGCGGTCCTGCAGGCGGAAGAGTTCCTGAAAGATAAAGAGGGTGTTACGGTCGTTTTAAGCGGGGATACGCCCCTGATTACAGGTCAAACGATTCAAGCATTACTAGATCATCATGAACAGCAAGGGGCAAGCGCAACGGTATTGACTGCAAAAGCACCGGACCCAGCAGGATATGGGCGTGTCATCCGCAGTGACGCTGGAGAGGTACTGCGTATTGTAGAGCATAAAGATGCGAATGCGGAAGAGCTTCTCGTAGATGAAATCAATACAGGTACATACTGCTTTGATAACAAGCTATTGTTCCAGGCATTGCATAATGTATCAAATGATAATGCCCAAGGTGAGTATTATCTTCCGGATGTACTTGAGTTGTTGAAGAAAGATAACAAGCTGGTGACCGCTTATCAGACAACTGATTTCGATGAAACGATGGGCGTAAACGATCGTGTAGCTCTTTCCCAAGCAGAACGGATTATGAAACGTCGTGTCAATGAACAGCATATGCGCAATGGCGTAACAATCATTGATCCGGACTCGACATATATCAGTACCGACGCGGTCATTGAACAGGATGTTACGATCTTGCCAAACACGATGATTCTTGGAAAGACAGTTATCAAAGAAGATGCTGTCATTGGTCCGAATTCAGAAGTGAAGGATGTCACAATCGGCAGCCGCACAGTCGTGAAGCAAAGTGTAGCACACGACAGTGAAATCGGAAATGATGTCAATATCGGGCCTTTCGCCCATATTCGTCCACAAGCACAGCTTGGAGATAATGTGAAAATCGGAAACTTCGTCGAAGTGAAGAAAGCATCTATCGGTGAGGGGAGCAAAGTTTCCCATCTCAGCTATATCGGAGATGCTGAAGTTGGTAAAGATGTAAATGTCGGTTGTGGTACAATAACAGTGAACTATGACGGAAAGAATAAACATCTGACGAAGATTGAAGATAATGCCTTTATCGGTTGTAATGCGAACTTGATTGCGCCAGTGACGGTCGGCAAAGGTGCCCTGGTGGCAGCAGGCTCGACCATAACAAAAGATGTACCAGCAGATGCTTTATCAATTGCCAGAGCAAGACAAGAAAACAAAAATTCTTATCTAAAGAATAAATAA
- a CDS encoding ribose-phosphate diphosphokinase has translation MPYNDPSLKVFSLNSNPELAKSIADHIGVELGKITVSHFSDGEIQINIEESIRGCDVYVVQSTSAPVNQHMMELLIMIDALKRASAKTINIIMPYYGYARQDRKARAREPITSKLIADILQTAGATRVLALDLHAPQIQGFFDIPIDHLVGVPILSDYFEKKNLEDIVVVSPDHGGVVRARRMADRLKAPIAIIDKRRPRPNVAEVMNIIGEIKGKTAIIIDDIIDTAGTLTLAANALIEKGATAVYAACSHPVLSGPAIERIQNSQIKELVVTNSIPLPKEKQIENITQLSVAPLFGEAIIRIHEQQSVSILFD, from the coding sequence ATGCCTTATAATGATCCATCGTTAAAAGTTTTTTCTTTGAATTCTAATCCGGAGTTAGCTAAGTCAATTGCAGACCACATTGGCGTAGAACTGGGTAAAATCACTGTTTCCCACTTTAGCGATGGCGAAATCCAGATCAATATCGAAGAAAGTATCCGCGGCTGTGACGTCTACGTTGTCCAGTCCACTAGTGCGCCTGTCAACCAGCATATGATGGAACTTCTCATCATGATTGATGCATTGAAACGCGCTTCAGCTAAAACAATCAACATCATCATGCCTTATTATGGTTATGCTCGTCAGGACCGCAAAGCCCGTGCCCGTGAACCAATTACAAGCAAACTGATCGCTGATATTTTGCAAACTGCCGGAGCTACACGCGTCTTGGCATTGGACTTGCATGCACCGCAGATCCAAGGTTTCTTCGATATTCCGATCGACCACTTAGTAGGTGTTCCAATTCTATCCGACTATTTCGAGAAAAAGAATTTGGAAGATATCGTCGTTGTATCTCCTGACCACGGCGGCGTAGTCCGTGCACGCCGTATGGCTGATCGTTTGAAAGCACCGATTGCAATCATCGATAAACGCCGCCCGCGTCCAAACGTGGCAGAAGTGATGAACATCATCGGAGAAATCAAAGGCAAAACTGCAATCATCATCGATGATATCATTGATACGGCTGGAACTTTGACGCTAGCTGCTAATGCGTTGATAGAAAAAGGCGCGACAGCAGTATATGCAGCATGTTCTCACCCAGTTCTATCCGGACCGGCAATCGAGCGAATCCAAAATTCACAAATTAAAGAGCTTGTTGTGACAAACTCAATCCCTCTTCCAAAAGAGAAGCAAATCGAAAATATCACGCAGCTTTCTGTTGCACCATTGTTCGGTGAAGCGATTATCCGCATCCACGAACAGCAATCTGTTAGTATCCTGTTTGATTGA
- a CDS encoding 50S ribosomal protein L25/general stress protein Ctc: MAVKLKADKRDNNTKSYIRGLREEGVVPAVVYGKGKEPVSVAVDSVDLLKTVRDEGKNAIISLDIKGESVDVMLHDYQTDPLKASLVHADFYVVNMSEARNVEVPIQLEGEAPGSNEGGVLQQPLFDLEISAKPNDIPDQITVDVSKLEVGDSISVGDLPTDGAYEILTDADTTIATVTAPTAEIETDDTTTGDADDVEAIKEGSKDDKED; the protein is encoded by the coding sequence ATGGCAGTAAAGCTTAAAGCAGACAAACGAGATAACAATACAAAATCTTATATCAGAGGACTTCGCGAAGAAGGAGTCGTACCTGCAGTCGTATATGGCAAAGGCAAAGAGCCTGTCAGTGTTGCGGTTGATAGTGTGGATCTACTGAAAACTGTACGAGATGAAGGTAAAAACGCCATTATTTCTTTGGATATCAAAGGCGAATCGGTAGATGTAATGCTACATGATTATCAAACTGATCCATTGAAAGCAAGTCTTGTACATGCGGATTTCTATGTGGTGAACATGTCGGAAGCACGTAATGTAGAAGTGCCGATCCAGCTTGAAGGTGAAGCACCAGGATCTAATGAAGGCGGCGTTCTTCAACAGCCATTGTTTGATCTGGAAATCAGTGCAAAACCGAATGACATCCCAGATCAAATTACAGTCGATGTCTCCAAACTTGAAGTCGGTGACAGCATCAGCGTTGGTGACCTGCCAACAGACGGTGCTTATGAGATCCTAACCGATGCTGATACAACAATCGCTACAGTCACTGCACCTACTGCAGAGATTGAAACAGATGATACAACTACTGGTGATGCGGACGATGTAGAAGCAATCAAAGAAGGATCTAAGGACGATAAAGAAGATTAA